One genomic region from Nostoc sphaeroides encodes:
- the tnpA gene encoding IS200/IS605 family transposase, which translates to MKKSSYEYRHYNHAVGLSVIHLVWIPKRRKKVLVGKIRDRIFEIFSELAIEKDWNIRALEVAPDHIHLFVEIHPTDAIFQVVKAFKGRSSNYLRKEFPELKKLPSLWTNSYFFSTAGNVAADTIERYINDPHHG; encoded by the coding sequence ATGAAAAAAAGCTCTTACGAATATCGACATTACAATCACGCTGTTGGACTAAGCGTGATTCATTTAGTTTGGATACCTAAACGACGGAAGAAGGTACTTGTTGGGAAAATTAGGGATAGAATTTTTGAGATATTTTCAGAACTGGCTATTGAAAAAGACTGGAATATTCGCGCACTAGAAGTCGCACCAGACCACATTCATTTATTTGTAGAGATTCATCCAACTGATGCAATATTTCAAGTAGTCAAAGCATTCAAAGGACGTTCGTCAAATTACTTAAGAAAGGAGTTTCCAGAATTAAAGAAGTTACCATCACTCTGGACTAACAGTTATTTTTTCTCAACTGCTGGAAACGTTGCGGCTGATACTATAGAAAGATATATCAATGATCCTCATCATGGGTGA
- a CDS encoding type II toxin-antitoxin system HicB family antitoxin yields MSYHYSMVIQWSEDDQLFLVHLPEFPWQEFHTHGKTYEEAAKNGQEVIEAFVEMLQEEGKPLPEPRMLPTRPLQVA; encoded by the coding sequence ATGAGCTATCACTACAGCATGGTGATTCAATGGTCAGAGGACGATCAACTCTTCCTAGTACATTTGCCTGAGTTCCCCTGGCAGGAGTTTCATACACATGGCAAAACCTACGAAGAAGCCGCTAAAAATGGGCAAGAAGTAATTGAGGCGTTTGTTGAGATGCTTCAAGAAGAGGGTAAGCCATTACCAGAACCCAGGATGCTTCCTACACGACCATTACAGGTTGCTTAG
- a CDS encoding RNA-guided endonuclease InsQ/TnpB family protein, producing MQIRWKFKLQPNIGQQALMSEWLVTLRKHRNYCLAERQRAFETNNQKSDEQVMYQYGAFCDLNSRSEYGSYCPLTCPVVKHGVMSAELTKSSKKHGLAWGNASDIQSKRTTELRAESEWYGRVNSDVLQGNLAKLDTAYNGFFQHKRGFPAFRKTSNFKSFQFKPGQAKLTVNCTSKKKRCYSHVYLPGIGSMRYLDSRTIPTDADIRTVTVIKEADGWYMSVLLKEPKALPEVPDIKTVPSAVGIDVGINKLISLTDGSFVENPKFGTNKKTRRQLRIRQRRVNRKVKGSKNRKKAGIIVAKLHKKIADKRNDHQWFAANKVVGTAAAIVQEDLNVKAMKSRCKPKREKGRFMANGQSAKRGLNRSISDVSWGELFSKIAWLALKAGKPVLAINPKFTSQECSVCHHVSKANRDGEKFICESCGHIDHADTQASRTILHRANLEFVSIRRKNLSGDSRKVTLVRDDSAIRGKRDQGKNCTSKACTERSRSVIPEKRILFEQLSLQLFD from the coding sequence GTGCAAATACGCTGGAAGTTCAAGCTACAACCGAATATTGGGCAACAAGCCCTAATGTCCGAGTGGCTTGTTACTCTACGCAAACATAGGAATTATTGTTTAGCAGAACGTCAGCGTGCTTTTGAAACGAATAATCAGAAGTCAGACGAACAAGTGATGTACCAATATGGTGCATTTTGTGATTTAAATAGTCGGTCTGAATACGGTTCTTATTGTCCTTTGACTTGTCCTGTTGTGAAACATGGGGTAATGTCTGCTGAATTAACAAAAAGCAGCAAAAAACATGGTCTAGCTTGGGGTAACGCATCTGATATTCAAAGCAAGAGGACAACTGAATTACGCGCTGAGTCTGAATGGTATGGTCGGGTTAATTCAGATGTTTTGCAAGGCAATTTAGCTAAACTAGATACTGCTTACAATGGATTTTTCCAGCACAAGAGAGGATTCCCCGCGTTTCGCAAAACATCTAATTTCAAAAGCTTTCAATTTAAACCAGGGCAAGCAAAGTTAACAGTTAACTGCACATCTAAGAAAAAGCGTTGTTACTCTCATGTTTACCTCCCTGGAATTGGGAGTATGCGATATTTGGATAGTCGCACTATCCCAACGGATGCTGACATTAGAACCGTAACAGTAATTAAAGAAGCTGACGGATGGTATATGAGTGTATTGCTCAAAGAGCCAAAAGCGTTACCAGAAGTCCCAGATATTAAAACCGTACCCTCAGCAGTAGGTATTGACGTAGGGATTAATAAATTAATTTCTCTCACTGATGGTTCGTTTGTTGAAAATCCTAAGTTTGGAACTAACAAGAAAACTCGCCGTCAATTAAGAATTAGGCAGCGCCGAGTTAATCGTAAAGTTAAGGGTTCTAAGAATCGTAAAAAAGCTGGCATAATAGTTGCCAAGCTGCATAAAAAAATTGCTGACAAACGGAATGATCATCAATGGTTTGCAGCCAATAAAGTTGTTGGCACTGCTGCGGCGATTGTTCAAGAGGATCTAAATGTCAAAGCCATGAAGTCCCGATGCAAACCCAAAAGAGAAAAGGGACGGTTCATGGCTAATGGACAATCTGCAAAACGTGGATTGAACCGTTCTATATCAGATGTTAGTTGGGGGGAGTTATTTTCTAAGATTGCTTGGTTGGCACTGAAAGCTGGTAAGCCAGTATTAGCAATTAATCCTAAGTTCACATCCCAAGAGTGTTCAGTTTGTCATCACGTAAGCAAGGCTAACAGAGATGGTGAGAAGTTTATTTGTGAAAGCTGTGGACATATTGATCATGCGGATACTCAAGCATCTCGTACAATTTTGCATAGAGCTAATTTAGAATTCGTCAGTATAAGACGTAAAAACCTATCGGGGGACTCTCGAAAAGTTACGCTTGTCAGAGATGATTCCGCCATTCGTGGCAAACGGGATCAGGGCAAGAACTGTACATCTAAGGCTTGCACTGAGCGTAGTCGAAGTGTTATTCCTGAAAAGCGGATATTATTCGAGCAGTTGTCTTTACAGTTGTTCGATTAA
- a CDS encoding SAM hydrolase/SAM-dependent halogenase family protein: MPKKQIGEQRLLTLLSDFGDRDVYVGIMKGVIAQINPRLTVVDLTHQIPPQDIAAARFSLMNAYRYFPVGTVHVAVVDPGVGSKRRAIAVEFAQGFLVGPDNGIFSGVLSQSLAMSTTVTERSRSAGYAYAAVELTNLNYWRTPQPSKTFHGRDIFAPVGANLASGVSLKELGQEIDPASLVKLDIGECQQTTTGVVGCIQYIDNFGNLVSNIAGSYVQGKTWSVQAAGLSIPGCETYSDVKVGEIIAIVGSHGWVEIAINSGNAHSKLQLNLQETLQVVLS, encoded by the coding sequence ATGCCTAAGAAGCAGATAGGTGAACAACGACTCCTAACTTTACTGAGCGATTTCGGCGATCGCGATGTTTATGTAGGCATAATGAAGGGTGTGATAGCCCAAATCAACCCCAGACTGACGGTGGTAGACTTAACGCACCAAATTCCGCCGCAAGACATAGCCGCAGCCAGATTTTCTTTGATGAATGCTTATCGCTATTTCCCAGTTGGGACAGTGCATGTGGCAGTAGTAGATCCGGGTGTGGGAAGCAAGCGACGAGCGATCGCTGTAGAATTTGCTCAAGGGTTTCTCGTCGGGCCAGATAATGGTATATTTAGCGGCGTACTTAGTCAAAGTCTGGCGATGTCTACGACGGTCACTGAGCGCAGCCGAAGTGCGGGCTACGCCTACGCAGCCGTTGAACTTACAAATCTTAACTATTGGCGAACTCCTCAACCAAGTAAGACTTTTCACGGTAGAGATATTTTTGCCCCAGTGGGAGCTAATCTTGCTAGTGGTGTCTCTCTTAAAGAGCTAGGACAAGAAATTGATCCAGCAAGTTTAGTAAAACTGGATATAGGCGAGTGCCAGCAAACAACCACTGGTGTAGTGGGTTGCATTCAATATATTGACAACTTTGGCAACTTAGTGAGCAACATTGCAGGGAGTTACGTACAAGGCAAAACTTGGAGTGTGCAAGCCGCTGGGTTAAGTATACCAGGCTGTGAAACTTACAGTGATGTCAAAGTGGGAGAGATCATAGCAATAGTAGGCAGTCACGGCTGGGTAGAAATTGCCATTAATAGCGGCAATGCTCACTCCAAGTTGCAGTTAAATTTGCAAGAAACCCTTCAAGTTGTACTAAGTTAA
- a CDS encoding type II CAAX prenyl endopeptidase Rce1 family protein encodes MIWRGLSLKIRLVFTIFLLLVFIAVIMVQELSAREPQLVPKESNYAIHTRQNFNQSSFYPVAQIPSAKLYKPIGDWVGRLILPTKQQLQDGLDWVWIEVQYAPPTSQNLLGKIVRLEWKKNEDLLAKVKAVTRDINFTSEVIKSQNQGNIHPFRLNGVHQVGILRSLAGANPHDDAIVALDANTIINADGEKSILQIEREPVLATGRFYGLVKIINPVTSNFLSTKDKQDSDYFSVQHYNPNSNKFDGIQETIRIPQQVIDTRDFAPSSPQQIEKSPAGEDGWYIYGAKDANAVFTVSALAPRSLFQIQPRQIITGKELGLNYIKEVNWQNTDKNKGKLNTALLKPVETSISKWQQGDKAIVLHLFGGIGGRKAEAIAVPYTITGHFAFGIAEVVRDEFTNELRFETKYHQIYAHNPDGIIAGTHTWADSMGNLQRGWLATRPVSDILIKFDPVTQDYDFDGIKLSLLKQFQQQLQVTMARYRVGDGTGGAMVSPGTSCVQDSSQALYAAIMAIKNQVAKTPQIQTWVRANPNHPQALRFQQLVELGKSLEQQLAPLGIIRADWQSQAGILAGTGIGKTTKPFQDGSIWAGLTTWRTIMPRQVHDDLATIFFKHGATMQVLRTNQVGGWQSDIIPIAPTFFLGQFKIPFTNISPLSVILNRVLASLAIPTQQDWLVLVLLLIVYSIIAIPYGWKTGFLQINIWSANWIEKCLLTLRCLFTPAIIEELFFRVILLPHPSEITNWLKWSLWAVVSLVLFILYHPLNAKLFFKAAIPTFFNHVFLTLTSLLGIICTVAYTLTGSLWVIILIHWVVVVVWLIVFGGITKLDKNQKA; translated from the coding sequence ATGATTTGGCGTGGATTGAGTTTAAAAATCAGGCTAGTGTTTACGATATTTTTACTCCTAGTATTTATAGCAGTAATCATGGTGCAGGAACTTTCTGCAAGAGAACCCCAGCTAGTACCAAAAGAAAGCAATTACGCGATACATACTCGACAAAATTTTAATCAATCTAGTTTTTATCCAGTTGCACAAATTCCATCTGCCAAACTTTACAAACCTATTGGTGACTGGGTAGGAAGATTAATACTACCAACAAAACAGCAATTACAAGATGGTTTAGATTGGGTATGGATCGAAGTGCAATATGCACCACCGACATCACAAAATTTGCTAGGAAAGATTGTGCGTCTAGAGTGGAAAAAGAATGAAGATTTGCTTGCTAAAGTTAAAGCTGTAACGCGAGATATAAATTTCACTTCAGAAGTAATTAAAAGTCAAAACCAAGGTAATATTCATCCTTTTCGACTAAATGGAGTTCATCAAGTAGGGATTTTACGCTCCTTGGCTGGTGCAAATCCTCATGATGATGCAATTGTTGCTTTAGATGCAAATACAATCATCAATGCAGATGGAGAAAAATCTATTTTGCAAATTGAACGTGAACCTGTTTTAGCGACTGGTAGATTTTATGGATTAGTAAAAATAATTAACCCGGTTACATCTAATTTCTTATCTACAAAAGATAAGCAGGATAGCGATTATTTTTCTGTCCAGCACTATAACCCTAACTCAAATAAATTTGATGGCATTCAAGAAACTATTCGTATTCCCCAACAAGTAATAGATACGCGAGACTTTGCGCCTTCAAGTCCGCAGCAAATCGAAAAATCACCTGCGGGTGAAGATGGTTGGTATATTTATGGTGCTAAAGATGCAAATGCTGTATTTACAGTAAGCGCCCTTGCACCTCGTTCTCTATTTCAAATTCAACCCCGTCAAATCATTACTGGGAAAGAATTAGGGCTAAATTATATCAAAGAGGTAAATTGGCAAAATACTGATAAAAATAAAGGTAAATTAAATACTGCCTTGTTAAAACCTGTAGAAACATCTATATCAAAATGGCAACAGGGCGATAAAGCGATTGTACTACACTTATTCGGTGGAATTGGCGGACGTAAAGCTGAAGCGATCGCAGTACCTTATACTATTACCGGACATTTTGCTTTTGGAATCGCAGAAGTTGTCCGCGACGAGTTTACTAACGAATTACGTTTTGAGACTAAATACCATCAAATTTATGCCCATAACCCTGATGGAATTATTGCCGGAACGCATACATGGGCTGATTCTATGGGGAATTTGCAACGTGGCTGGCTGGCAACACGTCCAGTATCAGATATTCTGATTAAATTCGATCCTGTAACGCAAGATTATGATTTTGATGGTATTAAACTTTCGCTTTTAAAGCAATTCCAGCAACAATTACAGGTAACAATGGCACGTTATCGCGTTGGCGATGGTACTGGGGGGGCAATGGTATCACCTGGTACATCATGCGTCCAAGACTCAAGCCAAGCACTTTATGCTGCGATAATGGCAATTAAAAACCAAGTTGCTAAAACTCCTCAAATTCAAACTTGGGTACGCGCAAACCCTAATCATCCACAAGCATTACGCTTTCAGCAGCTAGTTGAATTAGGTAAATCTTTAGAACAACAATTAGCACCCTTGGGGATAATTCGTGCTGATTGGCAGAGTCAAGCAGGTATACTCGCAGGTACGGGAATCGGAAAAACGACGAAACCATTTCAAGACGGTAGTATTTGGGCTGGTTTGACAACATGGCGAACAATAATGCCACGACAAGTACACGACGACCTCGCCACAATATTTTTCAAACATGGTGCAACTATGCAAGTATTGCGAACCAATCAAGTAGGTGGTTGGCAATCCGATATTATACCCATTGCACCAACATTTTTTTTAGGACAATTTAAGATACCCTTTACTAATATTTCACCACTTTCAGTTATTTTAAATCGTGTTCTAGCGTCGTTAGCAATTCCTACACAACAAGATTGGTTAGTTCTTGTTTTACTGCTGATAGTTTATAGTATTATTGCCATACCTTATGGCTGGAAAACCGGATTTTTACAGATAAACATTTGGTCTGCAAATTGGATTGAAAAATGCTTATTAACGTTACGTTGTTTGTTTACACCTGCGATTATTGAAGAACTCTTTTTTCGAGTTATTTTGCTTCCTCATCCTAGCGAAATCACCAATTGGTTAAAATGGAGTTTATGGGCAGTAGTGAGTTTAGTCTTGTTTATTTTATATCATCCATTGAATGCTAAACTATTTTTTAAAGCTGCAATTCCCACATTTTTTAATCATGTTTTTCTTACTTTAACTTCATTGTTGGGAATTATCTGTACTGTTGCATATACCTTAACAGGATCTTTGTGGGTGATAATTTTAATTCACTGGGTAGTAGTAGTAGTTTGGTTAATTGTTTTTGGAGGAATCACAAAATTAGATAAAAATCAGAAAGCTTAG
- a CDS encoding type II toxin-antitoxin system HicA family toxin, translating into MPKKIRELKAMVAKAGYILQPGRGKGSHTYWKHPLLPEEPLTIPGKDGDDAPLYLEKNIQRVLKSLEDFENDEGE; encoded by the coding sequence ATGCCTAAGAAAATTAGAGAACTCAAGGCAATGGTAGCGAAAGCTGGATACATTCTTCAGCCAGGTCGAGGAAAAGGAAGTCATACCTATTGGAAACATCCGTTGCTACCTGAAGAACCTCTCACCATTCCAGGGAAGGACGGAGATGATGCTCCGCTATATTTAGAGAAGAACATTCAACGGGTACTCAAAAGCTTAGAAGACTTTGAAAACGACGAAGGTGAATAA
- a CDS encoding SDR family oxidoreductase, whose protein sequence is MAKSKEQKEKKEQKLQPPQQQETPGVESEMTPKPQADDAQYRGSGKLKDKVALITGADSGIGRAVAIAFAKEGADVAILYLNEHDDAKETKHLVEKQGRRAVTIAGDIGDETFCQQAIQQTVGEFGKLDILINNAAEQHPKESIEEITEEQLERTFRTNIFSMFFMTKAALKHLQAGSSIVNTTSVTAYKGSPQLLDYSSTKGAIVAFTRSLSKNLVSKGIRVNAVAPGPIWTPLIPSTFPEEKVENFGKQVPMERAGQPEEVAPSYVYLASDDASYVSGQVLHVNGGDVVNG, encoded by the coding sequence ATGGCTAAATCAAAAGAGCAAAAAGAGAAAAAAGAGCAAAAACTACAACCGCCACAGCAACAAGAAACACCAGGTGTTGAATCAGAAATGACACCAAAACCTCAAGCTGATGATGCCCAATATCGGGGTAGTGGCAAGTTAAAAGATAAAGTAGCATTGATTACGGGTGCAGATAGTGGTATTGGTCGTGCAGTAGCGATCGCATTTGCTAAAGAAGGTGCAGATGTGGCGATTCTTTACCTCAATGAACACGATGATGCTAAAGAAACAAAACATTTGGTAGAAAAACAAGGGCGTCGTGCAGTAACGATTGCAGGTGATATTGGCGATGAAACTTTTTGTCAGCAAGCTATTCAACAAACAGTTGGGGAATTTGGCAAACTGGATATTCTCATCAACAACGCCGCCGAACAACATCCGAAAGAAAGTATCGAAGAAATCACCGAAGAACAACTAGAGCGAACTTTCCGCACTAATATATTCTCAATGTTTTTTATGACTAAGGCTGCACTCAAGCATTTACAAGCAGGCAGTTCTATCGTCAATACTACATCGGTAACAGCTTATAAAGGTAGTCCACAGCTACTAGATTATTCTTCTACAAAAGGTGCGATCGTTGCTTTTACTCGCTCCTTATCAAAAAATTTGGTATCAAAAGGAATTCGCGTTAATGCTGTCGCACCGGGGCCAATTTGGACACCTTTAATTCCCTCAACTTTTCCCGAAGAGAAAGTTGAAAATTTTGGTAAACAAGTACCAATGGAACGAGCCGGACAACCAGAAGAAGTTGCTCCTAGCTATGTATATTTAGCCTCTGATGATGCTTCTTATGTCTCTGGACAAGTGTTACATGTCAATGGTGGAGATGTTGTCAATGGTTAA
- a CDS encoding PA14 domain-containing protein, which translates to MTDSQNQQLSTSPSQIINAQSSLQSIDQAQPSISASASVLSQGDGLKAEYYDNIDFTNLKQTRTDPTVNFSWGLGSPDRSIGVDTFSARWTGQVEAKYSETYNFYTSADDGVRLWVNGEQIINKFVNQSATEHSGAIALVAGQKYDIKLEYYENKYDAVSRLAWSSFSQTKEIIPQSQLYSNVNTPSNGNGLKAEYYDNIDFTNLKQTRIDSTVNFSWGLGSPDPSIGVDTFSARWTGQVEAKYSETYNFYTTADDGVRLWVNGEQIINKFVNQSATEHSGAIALVAGQKYDIKLEYYENKYDAVSRLAWSSFSQTKEIIPQSQLYSPDIQTIITLGSSSTTVNEGDGTVTLTVLRSGDLRGTSSIKYATQSATAKVGNDYGNAGEEVEGTLTFAPGQISKQVAIRIIDDNLIETDEAFSFLIDQPEGATLGTQRTFGITIKDNDGQSLNFTQLQVNENVGNATVTVTRTNGLGTASVNYTTVDGTAKADSDYQALSGTLTFAQGETSKNILIPIKDDTIQEANEAFTLMFSNAVGMALPNNPAADVVILNDDLNFHKNTLVSGLEQPTEFDWSADNKLMFIAQKDGIVKVFNSVTNSLEAQPFIDISSQVNNVNDRGLLGMAVHPDFGKSPNGNNYIYLLFTYDPVETNANHHKNNHNSNLDNPDQGGNRAARLVRVEADPNTSYKTAIAGSEVILLGKNSTWDNISRPDTNSTVVNLTDETKNAGPSGIKNKTTGQLFANIEDYLNAIKNNNITNVQDFIATDSSTHSVGSVRFGNDGTLFVSLGDATSYNRADPRAVRVQDIDNLSGKILHINAITGEGLSTNPYYNGDPNSNRSKVYNLGVRNAFRIAINQESNIPFVGDVGWYSWEEVNTGGPGKNFGWPYFEGGYDANGNLVNLKQFVYSKLDSATDFYNNAGKTATPPIYAYDHSNGATSIIVGDFYTGGGFDNALFIGNPTKGTITALTLDNQGKVASTTQFASTGGAPVDIRAGDDGKLYYVDLALGKIDSWEPF; encoded by the coding sequence ATGACTGATTCACAAAATCAACAGTTGTCAACATCTCCAAGTCAAATAATTAATGCTCAATCATCTTTACAAAGCATTGATCAGGCACAACCCAGTATTTCTGCTAGCGCTAGCGTGCTTTCTCAGGGAGATGGACTCAAAGCAGAGTATTACGACAACATCGACTTCACTAATTTAAAGCAAACTCGCACAGATCCGACAGTCAACTTTAGCTGGGGTCTTGGTTCTCCAGATCGATCCATCGGTGTAGATACCTTCAGTGCGCGTTGGACAGGTCAAGTAGAAGCCAAGTACAGCGAGACTTACAACTTCTACACCAGTGCTGATGACGGTGTGCGACTGTGGGTTAATGGTGAGCAAATCATCAATAAGTTTGTCAATCAATCTGCCACAGAACACAGCGGCGCGATCGCACTGGTTGCAGGACAGAAGTACGATATTAAACTTGAGTACTACGAAAATAAATACGATGCAGTTTCTCGACTGGCTTGGTCAAGCTTCTCTCAGACCAAAGAAATCATTCCCCAGTCGCAACTTTATAGTAATGTCAACACACCTAGTAATGGCAACGGACTCAAAGCCGAATACTACGACAACATCGACTTTACCAACTTAAAGCAAACTCGCATAGATTCGACAGTCAACTTTAGCTGGGGTCTTGGTTCTCCAGATCCATCCATCGGTGTAGATACCTTCAGTGCGCGTTGGACAGGTCAAGTAGAAGCCAAGTACAGCGAGACTTACAACTTCTACACCACTGCTGATGATGGTGTGCGACTGTGGGTTAATGGTGAGCAAATCATCAATAAGTTTGTCAATCAATCTGCCACAGAACACAGCGGCGCGATCGCACTGGTTGCAGGACAGAAGTACGATATTAAACTTGAGTACTACGAAAATAAATACGATGCAGTTTCTCGACTGGCCTGGTCAAGCTTCTCTCAGACCAAAGAAATCATTCCCCAGTCGCAACTTTATTCACCAGATATTCAGACTATTATTACATTGGGATCATCTTCCACCACTGTAAACGAAGGCGACGGGACTGTTACCTTAACTGTGCTGCGAAGTGGTGATCTCAGAGGTACATCTTCAATTAAATATGCTACTCAAAGTGCTACTGCAAAAGTAGGGAATGACTACGGCAATGCAGGCGAAGAAGTTGAGGGGACACTCACCTTTGCACCAGGACAAATTAGCAAACAGGTGGCAATTCGGATCATTGACGATAACCTAATAGAAACAGATGAAGCCTTTAGTTTCCTTATTGACCAGCCAGAGGGGGCAACACTAGGAACCCAAAGAACTTTCGGAATTACGATTAAAGACAATGATGGTCAAAGTCTGAATTTCACTCAGTTACAAGTTAATGAAAATGTCGGTAATGCGACGGTAACAGTTACACGGACTAACGGTTTGGGGACTGCAAGTGTTAACTATACAACCGTCGATGGAACTGCTAAAGCTGACTCTGACTACCAAGCTCTATCTGGAACCTTGACCTTTGCACAGGGAGAAACCAGCAAAAACATTTTGATTCCTATTAAGGATGACACCATTCAGGAAGCAAATGAAGCATTTACTTTGATGTTTAGTAACGCAGTTGGGATGGCACTGCCTAATAATCCGGCAGCAGATGTAGTTATCTTGAATGATGACTTGAATTTTCATAAAAACACTTTGGTTTCTGGGTTGGAGCAACCCACAGAGTTTGACTGGTCAGCTGACAATAAGCTGATGTTCATTGCCCAAAAAGATGGGATAGTCAAGGTGTTTAACAGCGTTACCAACTCCTTAGAAGCACAACCATTTATCGATATTTCTTCACAGGTAAATAATGTGAACGATCGCGGTTTGTTGGGCATGGCTGTACATCCAGATTTTGGTAAGAGTCCGAATGGCAACAACTACATTTACCTGTTATTTACCTACGATCCAGTAGAAACTAATGCAAACCATCACAAGAACAATCACAATAGCAACTTAGACAATCCCGATCAAGGAGGTAACCGTGCAGCCCGGCTAGTTCGAGTGGAAGCTGATCCAAACACCAGTTACAAGACTGCGATCGCAGGGAGTGAAGTGATCCTATTAGGCAAAAATAGCACTTGGGACAACATCAGCCGCCCAGATACTAACAGCACAGTGGTTAATCTTACTGACGAAACAAAGAACGCTGGGCCATCAGGTATTAAAAACAAAACCACTGGTCAGCTATTTGCCAATATCGAGGATTATCTCAACGCTATCAAAAACAACAACATCACCAACGTCCAGGATTTTATCGCTACCGATAGTTCAACTCACTCTGTTGGTAGCGTCCGCTTTGGTAACGATGGGACTTTGTTTGTGAGCCTTGGTGATGCTACTTCCTATAACCGAGCAGATCCCAGAGCAGTTCGCGTCCAGGATATCGATAATCTGTCCGGCAAGATCCTGCACATTAACGCCATTACTGGTGAAGGTTTATCAACGAATCCTTATTACAACGGTGATCCCAATAGTAATCGTTCTAAAGTTTATAACTTAGGTGTGCGTAATGCCTTCCGCATCGCCATAAATCAAGAAAGCAATATTCCCTTTGTCGGCGATGTCGGCTGGTACTCTTGGGAAGAGGTGAATACTGGTGGGCCCGGCAAAAACTTTGGCTGGCCATACTTTGAGGGTGGATATGATGCAAATGGTAATCTTGTCAACCTCAAACAATTCGTTTATTCTAAACTAGATTCAGCGACAGACTTCTACAATAATGCTGGCAAAACCGCTACACCACCAATTTATGCCTATGATCATTCCAACGGCGCGACTTCGATCATTGTAGGTGATTTTTACACGGGCGGTGGTTTTGACAATGCTTTGTTTATCGGTAATCCCACCAAAGGAACTATCACTGCTTTAACCTTGGACAATCAGGGTAAAGTTGCCTCAACTACACAGTTTGCTTCTACTGGAGGGGCCCCTGTGGATATTAGGGCTGGAGATGATGGCAAGCTGTACTACGTAGACTTGGCATTAGGTAAGATTGATAGCTGGGAACCTTTTTAG